In one Trichosurus vulpecula isolate mTriVul1 chromosome 8, mTriVul1.pri, whole genome shotgun sequence genomic region, the following are encoded:
- the LOC118830330 gene encoding olfactory receptor 4K13-like, which produces MEMKNNSTINEFILLGLTNSWELEIFFFMIFFLAYISILAGNCLIILMVTFDSRLHLIPMYFLLANLSFLDIILSTVTLPKMITDFFRERKTISFWGCMAQIFMAHLLGGSEMVLLIVMAVDRYVAICKPLHYVTIMNHRILVGSVLFSWTVGFVHTMSQMAFMVSLPFCGPNVIDDVFCDLPLVLKLACTDTYIQDLLLVIFSMLISLICLILLLVSYIVILVTVWHRSPSGLSKALSTLSAHITVVTLFFGSLILIYAWPVSSYSLDKFLSVFYSVITPLLNPIIYSLRNQEMKAAMLRLRNRHICSKPNF; this is translated from the coding sequence ATGGAGATGAAGAACAACTCTAcgataaatgaatttattttgttaGGACTCACTAATTCTTGGGAActtgagattttctttttcatgatctTCTTCCTTGCCTACATATCAATCTTGGCTGGTAACTGTCTCATTATACTTATGGTAACTTTTGACTCCCGCTTGCACTTGATCCCCATGTACTTCCTCCTCGCCAACCTCTCCTTTCTTGACAtaattctttccactgtaactCTCCCTAAGATGATCACAGATTTTTTCAGGGAGAGGAAAACCATCTCCTTTTGGGGCTGCATGGCACAAATTTTTATGGCTCATCTCTTAGGAGGTAGTGAGATGGTTCTTCTCATAGTGATGGCTGTTGACAGATATGTTGCAATATGTAAGCCCCTCCACTATGTGACTATCATGAACCATCGAATTCTAGTGGGAAGTGTGCTGTTTTCATGGACAGTTGGCTTTGTGCACACTATGAGCCAAATGGCCTTTATGGTGAGTCTGCCCTTCTGTGGCCCTAATGTGATTGATGATGTTTTTTGTGACCTTCCCCTTGTGTTGAAACTTGCCTGCACTGACACTTACATCCAGGACCTGCTTCTTGTCATATTCAGCATGCTGATTTCCCTGATCTGTCTTATTCTTTTGCTTGTCTCCTACATTGTTATATTAGTTACTGTCTGGCATCGCTCCCCTAGTGGACTGTCTAAAGCTCTGTCTACGCTGTCTGCTCATATCACAGTGGTAACTCTTTTCTTTGGGTCACTAATCTTAATCTATGCTTGGCCAGTTAGTAGTTATTCATTAGATAAATTTCTTTCAGTGTTTTACTCAGTTATCACTCCTCTCCTGAATCCAATTATCTATAGTTTGAGGAATCAGGAGATGAAAGCAGCAATGCTTCGACTGAGAAACCGGCATATCTGCTCCAAGCCAAACTTCTAA